A single window of Bombus pascuorum chromosome 1, iyBomPasc1.1, whole genome shotgun sequence DNA harbors:
- the LOC132908313 gene encoding methionine--tRNA ligase, cytoplasmic isoform X1 has protein sequence MKMNISTNEGNPNTLKLVIAAKVAQHAVTVKTVQPKVGFLSRLPSIELSSGLVLFSTNAAMQLIVPSSSQESKILNNKWLEWEISRLQPAIAFYGNTGIYKTTQKSCLWSLLRELNNALEDKQYLIKDNNDLSLADICIWVTLWSTVMVTEIGNELSKEYLSIKNWISSIELLPVIQDSIEEYKFERGSKAIFSIQAVSWFPVNANSNPKPSKLADLQLSPTKEKEMEAVSQEEIQNVSSNWSSKSYPDVKNSPYPVLPKKGEKNILVTSALPYVNNVPHLGNIIGCVLSADIFARYCRQRNYNTLFISGTDEYGTATEAKALEEKTTPQNICDKFFDIHNDVYRWFNIGFDYFGRTTTPEQTEIVQSFFLKIKSEGYVLSETVDQLLCESCDRFLADRFVEGTCPRCKYEDARGDQCDGCGHLVNATDLVSPRCKVCSNRPIVKKSQQFFLDLPKLENKLKEWSSTVEKGWSSVAKVVAKPWLRDGLKPRCITRDLKWGIPVPVKGFENKVFYVWFDAPFGYISITKRYTKEYLQWWKPTDVQVDLYQFMAKDNVPFHAIMFPAYLLAANEGYTLMKHLMATEYLNYEDTKFSKSRGIGVFGTDARDTGIPADVWRFYLAYVRPETQDSNFNWVDLATKNNSELLNNFGNFVNRALVFTEKYFDSKIPPIELQEDDLILLVLAQRELSSYIHALEQAKLRDGLKNVLAISKHGNQYMQFQEPWVKIKGTDNDKKRAGTIIGICCNLACLLSALLAPFMPCTARELRSQLGLQTSNYGYIPDVIISILPTGHKIGKPSPLFKKIEDKDVEILRKKYAGKQETTSNGGHGDVKSLDSAIAELDNKVKKLKAKFDKSGWSSSQIQIFSALKKKLPDLICEKNKSPESKKPETVLVPEQNGDVAMDVASLEAAIAKQGDLVRQLKAKEEKSVWQPEVEKLLKLKKQLGDLTGTAVAPTDKKSKKKK, from the exons atgaaaatgaatatttcaacgaaCGAGGGCAATCCGAATACTTTAAAGCTAGTAATTGCAGCTAAAGTAGCACAACATGCTGTTACCGTAAAAACGGTACAGCCAAAAG TTGGCTTTTTGAGCCGTTTACCTTCTATTGAACTTTCATCTGGGTTAGTACTATTTAGTACTAATGCAGCAATGCAGCTCATAGTACCTTCTTCATCTCAAGAGTCaaaaattcttaataataaatggtTGGAATGGGAAATATCTCGGTTACAg CCAGCTATAGCATTTTATGGTAATACAGGGATTTACAAAACCACACAAAAGTCATGTTTATGGTCTTTATTAAGAGAACTTAATAATGCATTAGAAGACAAACAGTACTTAATTAAg gaTAATAATGACTTATCATTGgcagatatatgtatttggGTAACTCTATGGTCTACAGTAATGGTCACAGAAATTGGAAATGAATTaagtaaagaatatttatcaattaaaaattggaTATCCAGTATTGAATTGCTGCCAGTTATACAG GATTCCATTGAAGAATACAAATTTGAAAGAGGCTCAAAAGCAATTTTCAGTATTCAAGCTGTATCTTGGTTTCCTGTTAATGCTAATTCAAATCCTAAACCTTCTAAACTAGCTGAT TTGCAGCTTAGTCCaactaaagaaaaagaaatggaagcaGTTAGTCAGgaagaaatacaaaatgtttCAAGCAATTGGTCTTCTAAATCATATCCTGATGTAAAGAACTCTCCTTATCCTGT gttgccaaaaaaaggagaaaaaaatattttagtaacatcagcattaccttatgtcaACAATGTTCCTCATTTAGGAAATATTATTGGTTGTGTTCTTTCTGCTGATATTTTTGCTCG ATATTGTAGACAAAGAAACTATAATACTCTTTTTATTAG TGGCACTGACGAATATGGTACTGCTACAGAAGCTAAAGCTTTGGAAGAGAAAACGACACCCCAAAATATTTGTGATAAATTTTTTGACATACATAATGATGTTTATCGATGGTTTAATATTGGGTTTGACTATTTTGGACGTACTACTACACCAGAACAAACAGA AATTGTacaatcattttttttaaaaattaaatcagaAGGATATGTATTAAGTGAAACTGTAGACCAGCTTCTGTGTGAGTCCTGTGATAGGTTCTTGGCTGATAGATTTGTAGAAGGAACTTGTCCAAGGTGTAAATATGAAGATGCACGTGGCGATCAGTGTGATGGATGCGGTCATTTGGTGAATGCAACAGATCTTGTATCTCCGCGATGTAAAGTATGTAGTAATAGACCTATTGTTAAAAAGTCGCAACAATTCTTCTTAGATTTACCGAAG TTAGAAAACAAGCTAAAAGAGTGGTCCTCAACAGTAGAAAAGGGATGGTCAAGCGTTGCAAAAGTGGTTGCAAAACCGTGGCTGCGTGATGGACTTAAACCACGATGTATAACAAGAGATTTAAAATGGGGAATACCTGTTCCAGTAAAAGgttttgaaaataaagtattttacgTTTGGTTCGACGCTCCTTTTGGTTATATCAGTATTACAAAAAGATATACGAAGGAATACCTACAATGGTGGAAGCCTACAGATGTACAAGTTGATCTATACCAATTTATGGCAAAAGACAATGTTCCATTTCACGCAATTATGTTCCCTGCTTATTTATTAGCAGCTAATGAAGGTTATACATTGATGAAACATTTAATGGCAACAG AATACCTCAATTATGAAGATACAAAGTTTTCTAAATCAAGAGGTATTGGAGTATTTGGAACTGATGCTAGGGATACAGGTATACCGGCTGATGTTTGGCGATTTTATCTTGCATATGTTAGACCCGAAACGCAAGATTCGAATTTTAATTGGGTGGATTTAGCGACTAAAAATAATAGtgaattattaaacaattttggaaattttgttaatag GGCTCTAGTATTTACGGAAAAATACTTTGATTCTAAGATACCACCGATAGAACTTCAGGAAGATGACTTAATATTACTGGTATTAGCTCAACGTGAATTATCATCTTATATACATGCTTTGGAACAAGCTAAATTACGTGATGGTTTGAAAAACGTTTTAGCAATTTCAAAACATGGAAATCAATACATGCAATTCCAAGAGCCATGGGTGAAAATTAAAGGAACAGATAACGATAA AAAAAGAGCTGGGACGATCATCGGTATTTGCTGTAATTTGGCATGTCTTTTATCAGCCCTTTTGGCTCCATTCATGCCATGCACCGCCCGCGAATTAAGATCCCAATTAGGATTGCAAACTAGTAACTATGGCTATATACCTGATGTTATCATAAGCATACTTCCTACGGGGCACAAAATTGGTAAACCATCTCcgctatttaaaaaaatagaggataaagatgtagaaatattaagaaaaaagtaTGCTGGTAAGCAAGAAACTACAAGTAACGGTGGACACGGAGATGTAAAATCATTGGATAGTGCAATTGCAGAACTG gACAATAAAGTTAAAAAACTAAAGGCCAAGTTCGATAAAAGTGGATGGTCATCCagtcaaattcaaattttctcagctttaaaaaaaaagcttcCTGATCTCATATGTGAAAAGAATAAATCTCCTGAATCGAAAAAACCTGAAACGGTTTTGGTACCTGAACAAAATGGAGATGTTGCAATGGACGTAGCAAGTTTGGAAGCGGCCATCGCTAAACag gGCGATCTTGTACGTCAATTAAAAgctaaagaagaaaaatctgTATGGCAACCAgaagtagaaaaattattgaaactcAAAAAACAATTAGGAGATCTCACTGGAACAGCTGTAGCTCCGACTGacaaaaaatcgaagaaaaagaaataa
- the LOC132908313 gene encoding methionine--tRNA ligase, cytoplasmic isoform X2 encodes MKMNISTNEGNPNTLKLVIAAKVAQHAVTVKTVQPKVGFLSRLPSIELSSGLVLFSTNAAMQLIVPSSSQESKILNNKWLEWEISRLQPAIAFYGNTGIYKTTQKSCLWSLLRELNNALEDKQYLIKDNNDLSLADICIWVTLWSTVMVTEIGNELSKEYLSIKNWISSIELLPVIQDSIEEYKFERGSKAIFSIQAVSWFPVNANSNPKPSKLADLSPTKEKEMEAVSQEEIQNVSSNWSSKSYPDVKNSPYPVLPKKGEKNILVTSALPYVNNVPHLGNIIGCVLSADIFARYCRQRNYNTLFISGTDEYGTATEAKALEEKTTPQNICDKFFDIHNDVYRWFNIGFDYFGRTTTPEQTEIVQSFFLKIKSEGYVLSETVDQLLCESCDRFLADRFVEGTCPRCKYEDARGDQCDGCGHLVNATDLVSPRCKVCSNRPIVKKSQQFFLDLPKLENKLKEWSSTVEKGWSSVAKVVAKPWLRDGLKPRCITRDLKWGIPVPVKGFENKVFYVWFDAPFGYISITKRYTKEYLQWWKPTDVQVDLYQFMAKDNVPFHAIMFPAYLLAANEGYTLMKHLMATEYLNYEDTKFSKSRGIGVFGTDARDTGIPADVWRFYLAYVRPETQDSNFNWVDLATKNNSELLNNFGNFVNRALVFTEKYFDSKIPPIELQEDDLILLVLAQRELSSYIHALEQAKLRDGLKNVLAISKHGNQYMQFQEPWVKIKGTDNDKKRAGTIIGICCNLACLLSALLAPFMPCTARELRSQLGLQTSNYGYIPDVIISILPTGHKIGKPSPLFKKIEDKDVEILRKKYAGKQETTSNGGHGDVKSLDSAIAELDNKVKKLKAKFDKSGWSSSQIQIFSALKKKLPDLICEKNKSPESKKPETVLVPEQNGDVAMDVASLEAAIAKQGDLVRQLKAKEEKSVWQPEVEKLLKLKKQLGDLTGTAVAPTDKKSKKKK; translated from the exons atgaaaatgaatatttcaacgaaCGAGGGCAATCCGAATACTTTAAAGCTAGTAATTGCAGCTAAAGTAGCACAACATGCTGTTACCGTAAAAACGGTACAGCCAAAAG TTGGCTTTTTGAGCCGTTTACCTTCTATTGAACTTTCATCTGGGTTAGTACTATTTAGTACTAATGCAGCAATGCAGCTCATAGTACCTTCTTCATCTCAAGAGTCaaaaattcttaataataaatggtTGGAATGGGAAATATCTCGGTTACAg CCAGCTATAGCATTTTATGGTAATACAGGGATTTACAAAACCACACAAAAGTCATGTTTATGGTCTTTATTAAGAGAACTTAATAATGCATTAGAAGACAAACAGTACTTAATTAAg gaTAATAATGACTTATCATTGgcagatatatgtatttggGTAACTCTATGGTCTACAGTAATGGTCACAGAAATTGGAAATGAATTaagtaaagaatatttatcaattaaaaattggaTATCCAGTATTGAATTGCTGCCAGTTATACAG GATTCCATTGAAGAATACAAATTTGAAAGAGGCTCAAAAGCAATTTTCAGTATTCAAGCTGTATCTTGGTTTCCTGTTAATGCTAATTCAAATCCTAAACCTTCTAAACTAGCTGAT CTTAGTCCaactaaagaaaaagaaatggaagcaGTTAGTCAGgaagaaatacaaaatgtttCAAGCAATTGGTCTTCTAAATCATATCCTGATGTAAAGAACTCTCCTTATCCTGT gttgccaaaaaaaggagaaaaaaatattttagtaacatcagcattaccttatgtcaACAATGTTCCTCATTTAGGAAATATTATTGGTTGTGTTCTTTCTGCTGATATTTTTGCTCG ATATTGTAGACAAAGAAACTATAATACTCTTTTTATTAG TGGCACTGACGAATATGGTACTGCTACAGAAGCTAAAGCTTTGGAAGAGAAAACGACACCCCAAAATATTTGTGATAAATTTTTTGACATACATAATGATGTTTATCGATGGTTTAATATTGGGTTTGACTATTTTGGACGTACTACTACACCAGAACAAACAGA AATTGTacaatcattttttttaaaaattaaatcagaAGGATATGTATTAAGTGAAACTGTAGACCAGCTTCTGTGTGAGTCCTGTGATAGGTTCTTGGCTGATAGATTTGTAGAAGGAACTTGTCCAAGGTGTAAATATGAAGATGCACGTGGCGATCAGTGTGATGGATGCGGTCATTTGGTGAATGCAACAGATCTTGTATCTCCGCGATGTAAAGTATGTAGTAATAGACCTATTGTTAAAAAGTCGCAACAATTCTTCTTAGATTTACCGAAG TTAGAAAACAAGCTAAAAGAGTGGTCCTCAACAGTAGAAAAGGGATGGTCAAGCGTTGCAAAAGTGGTTGCAAAACCGTGGCTGCGTGATGGACTTAAACCACGATGTATAACAAGAGATTTAAAATGGGGAATACCTGTTCCAGTAAAAGgttttgaaaataaagtattttacgTTTGGTTCGACGCTCCTTTTGGTTATATCAGTATTACAAAAAGATATACGAAGGAATACCTACAATGGTGGAAGCCTACAGATGTACAAGTTGATCTATACCAATTTATGGCAAAAGACAATGTTCCATTTCACGCAATTATGTTCCCTGCTTATTTATTAGCAGCTAATGAAGGTTATACATTGATGAAACATTTAATGGCAACAG AATACCTCAATTATGAAGATACAAAGTTTTCTAAATCAAGAGGTATTGGAGTATTTGGAACTGATGCTAGGGATACAGGTATACCGGCTGATGTTTGGCGATTTTATCTTGCATATGTTAGACCCGAAACGCAAGATTCGAATTTTAATTGGGTGGATTTAGCGACTAAAAATAATAGtgaattattaaacaattttggaaattttgttaatag GGCTCTAGTATTTACGGAAAAATACTTTGATTCTAAGATACCACCGATAGAACTTCAGGAAGATGACTTAATATTACTGGTATTAGCTCAACGTGAATTATCATCTTATATACATGCTTTGGAACAAGCTAAATTACGTGATGGTTTGAAAAACGTTTTAGCAATTTCAAAACATGGAAATCAATACATGCAATTCCAAGAGCCATGGGTGAAAATTAAAGGAACAGATAACGATAA AAAAAGAGCTGGGACGATCATCGGTATTTGCTGTAATTTGGCATGTCTTTTATCAGCCCTTTTGGCTCCATTCATGCCATGCACCGCCCGCGAATTAAGATCCCAATTAGGATTGCAAACTAGTAACTATGGCTATATACCTGATGTTATCATAAGCATACTTCCTACGGGGCACAAAATTGGTAAACCATCTCcgctatttaaaaaaatagaggataaagatgtagaaatattaagaaaaaagtaTGCTGGTAAGCAAGAAACTACAAGTAACGGTGGACACGGAGATGTAAAATCATTGGATAGTGCAATTGCAGAACTG gACAATAAAGTTAAAAAACTAAAGGCCAAGTTCGATAAAAGTGGATGGTCATCCagtcaaattcaaattttctcagctttaaaaaaaaagcttcCTGATCTCATATGTGAAAAGAATAAATCTCCTGAATCGAAAAAACCTGAAACGGTTTTGGTACCTGAACAAAATGGAGATGTTGCAATGGACGTAGCAAGTTTGGAAGCGGCCATCGCTAAACag gGCGATCTTGTACGTCAATTAAAAgctaaagaagaaaaatctgTATGGCAACCAgaagtagaaaaattattgaaactcAAAAAACAATTAGGAGATCTCACTGGAACAGCTGTAGCTCCGACTGacaaaaaatcgaagaaaaagaaataa
- the LOC132908313 gene encoding methionine--tRNA ligase, cytoplasmic isoform X3, which produces MQLIVPSSSQESKILNNKWLEWEISRLQPAIAFYGNTGIYKTTQKSCLWSLLRELNNALEDKQYLIKDNNDLSLADICIWVTLWSTVMVTEIGNELSKEYLSIKNWISSIELLPVIQDSIEEYKFERGSKAIFSIQAVSWFPVNANSNPKPSKLADLQLSPTKEKEMEAVSQEEIQNVSSNWSSKSYPDVKNSPYPVLPKKGEKNILVTSALPYVNNVPHLGNIIGCVLSADIFARYCRQRNYNTLFISGTDEYGTATEAKALEEKTTPQNICDKFFDIHNDVYRWFNIGFDYFGRTTTPEQTEIVQSFFLKIKSEGYVLSETVDQLLCESCDRFLADRFVEGTCPRCKYEDARGDQCDGCGHLVNATDLVSPRCKVCSNRPIVKKSQQFFLDLPKLENKLKEWSSTVEKGWSSVAKVVAKPWLRDGLKPRCITRDLKWGIPVPVKGFENKVFYVWFDAPFGYISITKRYTKEYLQWWKPTDVQVDLYQFMAKDNVPFHAIMFPAYLLAANEGYTLMKHLMATEYLNYEDTKFSKSRGIGVFGTDARDTGIPADVWRFYLAYVRPETQDSNFNWVDLATKNNSELLNNFGNFVNRALVFTEKYFDSKIPPIELQEDDLILLVLAQRELSSYIHALEQAKLRDGLKNVLAISKHGNQYMQFQEPWVKIKGTDNDKKRAGTIIGICCNLACLLSALLAPFMPCTARELRSQLGLQTSNYGYIPDVIISILPTGHKIGKPSPLFKKIEDKDVEILRKKYAGKQETTSNGGHGDVKSLDSAIAELDNKVKKLKAKFDKSGWSSSQIQIFSALKKKLPDLICEKNKSPESKKPETVLVPEQNGDVAMDVASLEAAIAKQGDLVRQLKAKEEKSVWQPEVEKLLKLKKQLGDLTGTAVAPTDKKSKKKK; this is translated from the exons ATGCAGCTCATAGTACCTTCTTCATCTCAAGAGTCaaaaattcttaataataaatggtTGGAATGGGAAATATCTCGGTTACAg CCAGCTATAGCATTTTATGGTAATACAGGGATTTACAAAACCACACAAAAGTCATGTTTATGGTCTTTATTAAGAGAACTTAATAATGCATTAGAAGACAAACAGTACTTAATTAAg gaTAATAATGACTTATCATTGgcagatatatgtatttggGTAACTCTATGGTCTACAGTAATGGTCACAGAAATTGGAAATGAATTaagtaaagaatatttatcaattaaaaattggaTATCCAGTATTGAATTGCTGCCAGTTATACAG GATTCCATTGAAGAATACAAATTTGAAAGAGGCTCAAAAGCAATTTTCAGTATTCAAGCTGTATCTTGGTTTCCTGTTAATGCTAATTCAAATCCTAAACCTTCTAAACTAGCTGAT TTGCAGCTTAGTCCaactaaagaaaaagaaatggaagcaGTTAGTCAGgaagaaatacaaaatgtttCAAGCAATTGGTCTTCTAAATCATATCCTGATGTAAAGAACTCTCCTTATCCTGT gttgccaaaaaaaggagaaaaaaatattttagtaacatcagcattaccttatgtcaACAATGTTCCTCATTTAGGAAATATTATTGGTTGTGTTCTTTCTGCTGATATTTTTGCTCG ATATTGTAGACAAAGAAACTATAATACTCTTTTTATTAG TGGCACTGACGAATATGGTACTGCTACAGAAGCTAAAGCTTTGGAAGAGAAAACGACACCCCAAAATATTTGTGATAAATTTTTTGACATACATAATGATGTTTATCGATGGTTTAATATTGGGTTTGACTATTTTGGACGTACTACTACACCAGAACAAACAGA AATTGTacaatcattttttttaaaaattaaatcagaAGGATATGTATTAAGTGAAACTGTAGACCAGCTTCTGTGTGAGTCCTGTGATAGGTTCTTGGCTGATAGATTTGTAGAAGGAACTTGTCCAAGGTGTAAATATGAAGATGCACGTGGCGATCAGTGTGATGGATGCGGTCATTTGGTGAATGCAACAGATCTTGTATCTCCGCGATGTAAAGTATGTAGTAATAGACCTATTGTTAAAAAGTCGCAACAATTCTTCTTAGATTTACCGAAG TTAGAAAACAAGCTAAAAGAGTGGTCCTCAACAGTAGAAAAGGGATGGTCAAGCGTTGCAAAAGTGGTTGCAAAACCGTGGCTGCGTGATGGACTTAAACCACGATGTATAACAAGAGATTTAAAATGGGGAATACCTGTTCCAGTAAAAGgttttgaaaataaagtattttacgTTTGGTTCGACGCTCCTTTTGGTTATATCAGTATTACAAAAAGATATACGAAGGAATACCTACAATGGTGGAAGCCTACAGATGTACAAGTTGATCTATACCAATTTATGGCAAAAGACAATGTTCCATTTCACGCAATTATGTTCCCTGCTTATTTATTAGCAGCTAATGAAGGTTATACATTGATGAAACATTTAATGGCAACAG AATACCTCAATTATGAAGATACAAAGTTTTCTAAATCAAGAGGTATTGGAGTATTTGGAACTGATGCTAGGGATACAGGTATACCGGCTGATGTTTGGCGATTTTATCTTGCATATGTTAGACCCGAAACGCAAGATTCGAATTTTAATTGGGTGGATTTAGCGACTAAAAATAATAGtgaattattaaacaattttggaaattttgttaatag GGCTCTAGTATTTACGGAAAAATACTTTGATTCTAAGATACCACCGATAGAACTTCAGGAAGATGACTTAATATTACTGGTATTAGCTCAACGTGAATTATCATCTTATATACATGCTTTGGAACAAGCTAAATTACGTGATGGTTTGAAAAACGTTTTAGCAATTTCAAAACATGGAAATCAATACATGCAATTCCAAGAGCCATGGGTGAAAATTAAAGGAACAGATAACGATAA AAAAAGAGCTGGGACGATCATCGGTATTTGCTGTAATTTGGCATGTCTTTTATCAGCCCTTTTGGCTCCATTCATGCCATGCACCGCCCGCGAATTAAGATCCCAATTAGGATTGCAAACTAGTAACTATGGCTATATACCTGATGTTATCATAAGCATACTTCCTACGGGGCACAAAATTGGTAAACCATCTCcgctatttaaaaaaatagaggataaagatgtagaaatattaagaaaaaagtaTGCTGGTAAGCAAGAAACTACAAGTAACGGTGGACACGGAGATGTAAAATCATTGGATAGTGCAATTGCAGAACTG gACAATAAAGTTAAAAAACTAAAGGCCAAGTTCGATAAAAGTGGATGGTCATCCagtcaaattcaaattttctcagctttaaaaaaaaagcttcCTGATCTCATATGTGAAAAGAATAAATCTCCTGAATCGAAAAAACCTGAAACGGTTTTGGTACCTGAACAAAATGGAGATGTTGCAATGGACGTAGCAAGTTTGGAAGCGGCCATCGCTAAACag gGCGATCTTGTACGTCAATTAAAAgctaaagaagaaaaatctgTATGGCAACCAgaagtagaaaaattattgaaactcAAAAAACAATTAGGAGATCTCACTGGAACAGCTGTAGCTCCGACTGacaaaaaatcgaagaaaaagaaataa
- the LOC132908326 gene encoding ionotropic receptor 75a-like yields the protein MRIRIFSFHFLNYTVHNEYLHADDYQIVKLLNDAGIGVSINQFPSTIDISRFLHSIYWNLGIFLDLQCSIADKDVMELFYETSTHYMFDHLHQWLILGENMSHTINLLNDSTFSIITDIAIAIPRDDEYILYDVYNHCKSCGGLLNVTELGTWTKNDGLQITLRPNKFSRRWNYHRMKIKIAGVVTAKPKDQDLVEYLREKNAIRTDNWSKFGFAIMEHVRDQFNFTFEVIKLDHWNKNDSNFGPLIAGLRDHIYHMGYFPSILTVERLNYVNVITQVWPARTCFMFLTVPSSKVDMNLIFRPFSRNVWYMILLLIIVTIFAMWTIFKLEKDAVYSDYGSTILIIVAALSQQGLPFINNQSSSRVAFFHTMIFGLLVYNYYSAAIVSSRLNAPLDKMNDSLYSLVKSKMSLAAFKDIYFSVLLQSPAEDVQYFKKHWETIPQKKRFLSIEDGMKKMKNLRFAYHAEPDNVYPLIDRNFDKQMICQLTEVHLLRPCSLGLWSTQHSPFQEITKIGILKISTSGIRKREVSRWSYKKPYCNKDKYHVSSVTIHEATPVILVLCFGIILSAIICFIENVVFRKSSTKQEQVKKSGSRLKKRNQKNVLPGIKTTVKTKVPIRVINKKKFLSNK from the exons atGCGCATTCGTATATTTtcgttccattttttaaattacaccgttcataatgaatatttacatGCAGATGATTATCAGATCGTTAAACTTCTCAATGATGCTGGGATTGGGGTGTCCATAAATCAATTTCCATCGACAATCGATATATCCAGATTTTTGCACAgtatttattggaatttaGGTATATTCTTGGACCTACAATGCTCAATCGCGGACAAAGATGTAATGGAACTTTTCTACGAG acCTCGACCCATTACATGTTTGATCATTTGCATCAATGGTTGATCCTGGGAGAAAATATGAGCCATACTATCAACTTATTAAACGACAGTACATTTAGTATCATCACAGATATCGCGATTGCTATACCAAGGGATGATGAGTACATTTTATATGACGTATATAATCATTGCAAATCTTGCGGTGGTTTGTTAAATGTTACGGAACTTGGTACCTGGACTAAGAACGATGGATTACAGATTACTCTGCGgccaaataaattttccagaaGATGGAATTATCATAGGATGAAGATCAAGATTGCTGGTGTT GTAACAGCTAAACCTAAGGATCAAGATTTGGTGGAATATCTACGAGAAAAGAATGCTATACGCACGGACAATTGGTCTAAGTTTGGATTTGCTATCATGGAACACGTTCGAGATCAATTCAATTTCAC CTTTGAGGTGATAAAGCTGGATCATTGGAACAAAAATGATAGCAATTTTGGACCATTGATAGCTGGCCTTCGTGATCATATCTATCATATGGGatattttccatcgattttGACTGTCGAAAGACTCaattatgtaaatgtaattacGCAAGTTTGGCCCGCAAG aACCTGCTTTATGTTTCTTACTGTACCTTCGTCAAAAGTGGACATGAACTTAATCTTTAGACCATTCTCACGAAATGTTTGGTACATGATCcttttattaataatcgttACAATTTTTGCTATGTGGACAATTTTTAAACTCGAAAAAGATGCTGTTTACTCTGATTATGGGTCCACAATTCTCATTATTGTCGCTGCATTAAGTCAACAGG gaTTACCATTTATTAACAATCAATCTTCTAGTCGTGTTGCTTTTTTCCACACAATGATCTTTGGTCTACTTGTATATAACTATTACTCAGCAGCAATAGTATCCAGCCGGCTGAATGCACCATTAGATAAAATGAACGATTCATTGTACTCAttagtaaaaagtaaaatgagTCTTGCAGCGTTTAAGGATATATATTTCAGTGTTTTATTGCAA TCTCCTGCGGAAGATgttcaatattttaagaaacacTGGGAAACTATACcgcaaaagaaaagatttctTTCGATAGAGGATGgtatgaaaaaaatgaagaacttAAGATTTGCTTATCACGCGGAGCCCGATAATGTTTATCCACTTATAGATCGTAATTTTGATAAACAAATGATTTGTCAGCTTACCGAAGTACATTTACTTCGTCCTTGTTCGCTAGGTTTATGGTCAACTCAACATAGTCCGTTtcaagaaataacaaaaatagg TATTCTTAAGATATCCACTTCGGGGATTCGGAAGCGAGAAGTGTCACGTTGGAGTTACAAGAAACCTTATTGCAACAAAGATAAATATCATGTATCTAGTGTAACTATTCATGAAGCGACACCAGTTATACTTGTTTTATGTTTTGGCATCATTTTATCAGctattatttgtttcataGAAAATGTAGTTTTCCGCAAATCAAGCACAAAACAGGAACAGGTAAAAAAATCTGGAAGTCGATTAAAAAAGCGTAACCAAAAAAATGTTCTACCAGGGATTAAAACTACGGTAAAGACAAAAGTACCTATTCGtgtaattaacaaaaaaaaatttttatctaataaataa